A window of the Pseudomonas fluorescens genome harbors these coding sequences:
- a CDS encoding endonuclease/exonuclease/phosphatase family protein — protein MLKFFRHIAVCLLLCCTNALAATNIGTWNLEHLSIRDTKDFVAIARVAKKVDFLAVQELMSEEALAALAKELTKQTGKKWSFMASHAVGRSTYKEMYGFVWKDDAIAYEDGAVTYLDRKDTFEREPYSARFRSLTDNSYFVVATVHILYGKSQADRASEIVALSNYWSWLKDIYPGNNQIMLMGDFNTPPTSPAWDSLDSSAKPLVLNGASTLSSTDGKFANLYDNIFVGKGSTIKVNSVQVFNYPKYLGLTHTQGRSSVSDHAPIFLNADLSKGGESSTSVTTRQVQTKATALQAGSNKKSVNIAIIGNRKTLVYHRPDCPSYDAVSEKNRVSFDSEADAVNQHFRLAGNCKKT, from the coding sequence ATGCTTAAGTTTTTCCGCCACATCGCTGTTTGTCTTTTACTTTGCTGCACCAACGCCCTCGCGGCCACGAACATAGGTACCTGGAACCTCGAACATCTCAGCATCCGGGACACGAAGGATTTTGTTGCGATCGCGAGGGTCGCAAAGAAAGTCGATTTTCTTGCCGTTCAGGAATTGATGAGTGAAGAGGCTCTTGCCGCATTAGCCAAGGAACTGACCAAACAAACCGGCAAAAAATGGAGCTTCATGGCTTCGCACGCTGTAGGACGATCGACCTACAAAGAAATGTACGGCTTCGTGTGGAAGGATGACGCCATCGCGTATGAGGACGGCGCTGTGACCTACCTCGATCGTAAGGATACATTTGAACGTGAGCCTTACTCCGCTCGATTTAGATCGCTCACTGACAATTCGTATTTCGTTGTCGCCACTGTCCACATTCTCTATGGCAAAAGCCAGGCTGACCGCGCCTCAGAGATAGTGGCGCTCTCGAATTATTGGTCGTGGTTGAAAGATATCTACCCAGGCAACAACCAGATCATGCTGATGGGTGACTTCAATACCCCGCCTACCTCACCTGCCTGGGATAGTTTGGACTCAAGTGCAAAGCCCCTGGTATTGAATGGAGCATCCACCCTATCTTCCACAGACGGAAAATTCGCCAACCTTTATGACAACATTTTTGTGGGCAAGGGTTCGACGATCAAAGTCAATTCAGTTCAGGTGTTCAACTATCCCAAATATCTGGGCCTAACCCATACACAGGGTCGTAGCAGCGTTTCTGATCACGCGCCCATTTTTCTGAATGCCGACCTCAGTAAAGGTGGTGAAAGCTCGACGTCAGTCACAACCCGCCAGGTACAGACCAAAGCGACGGCCCTTCAAGCTGGGAGCAACAAAAAATCAGTCAATATCGCCATCATTGGCAACCGGAAAACCTTGGTTTACCACCGCCCGGATTGCCCTTCATATGATGCAGTGTCAGAAAAAAATCGCGTGTCTTTCGATAGTGAAGCAGACGCGGTTAACCAGCATTTTCGCCTGGCGGGTAACTGCAAGAAAACGTGA
- a CDS encoding MbcA/ParS/Xre antitoxin family protein: MEFAEPLRHYAEQVFGCKVKAAVWMMHPRAVFEGLSALSYAQSDLTYQHVIEELERIKHGFAC, translated from the coding sequence ATGGAGTTTGCAGAGCCGCTTCGCCATTACGCGGAGCAGGTATTTGGGTGCAAAGTAAAGGCAGCGGTGTGGATGATGCATCCAAGAGCTGTATTTGAAGGTCTTAGTGCTCTGAGTTACGCCCAGAGCGACTTAACGTATCAGCATGTAATAGAAGAGCTAGAACGAATTAAGCATGGGTTCGCATGCTGA